A region of Allocoleopsis franciscana PCC 7113 DNA encodes the following proteins:
- a CDS encoding ribbon-helix-helix domain-containing protein: MYDEGGLDEIEPVSKRVFLTLPDLVYEKLERWANYQGRPVANLAAYIVEKAMEEAEAEGKIPLPPKKQPPAEKG, from the coding sequence GTGTACGATGAAGGCGGTTTGGATGAAATAGAACCTGTGAGCAAAAGAGTTTTCCTAACTCTGCCTGATTTGGTTTATGAAAAGTTGGAGCGGTGGGCAAATTACCAAGGAAGACCCGTCGCCAATTTGGCTGCATACATTGTGGAGAAGGCTATGGAGGAAGCAGAGGCAGAAGGTAAGATTCCGCTACCCCCAAAAAAGCAACCTCCAGCCGAGAAAGGCTAG
- a CDS encoding NAD(P)H-dependent glycerol-3-phosphate dehydrogenase yields the protein MTKIAIIGAGVWGSALSYLASQNGHEIRLWSRSSSERLEDILQGASIILSAVSMSGVNSVVTKLQRLSIHPEQILITATKGLDPATTRTPSQIWQEAFPANPVVVLSGPNLSKEIKQGLPAATAVSSTNAKAAQFVQQAFASPKFRVYTNPDPLGVELGGTLKNVMAIASGTCDGLQLGTNAKAALLTRGLAEIIRVGTDWGAQAETFYGLSGLGDLLATCNSELSRNYQVGYQLAQGKTLSEILAQLEGTAEGVNTTPVLLERANRQGVSVPITYQVYRLLKSEITPQAAVEALMLRDTKPE from the coding sequence ATGACTAAAATAGCCATCATCGGAGCCGGTGTTTGGGGGTCTGCTCTCAGTTACCTCGCGTCTCAGAACGGGCATGAAATCCGTTTGTGGTCGCGTAGTAGCTCGGAACGGTTAGAGGATATCTTACAGGGTGCCAGTATTATTTTGTCAGCGGTTTCTATGTCAGGTGTTAACTCTGTGGTAACAAAACTACAGAGATTATCAATTCATCCTGAACAAATCTTGATCACGGCGACGAAAGGCTTAGATCCCGCCACCACCCGCACTCCCTCGCAAATCTGGCAAGAGGCATTTCCCGCAAATCCAGTGGTGGTTCTCTCCGGCCCTAATCTTTCTAAAGAAATTAAACAGGGACTCCCGGCGGCTACGGCGGTGTCCAGTACCAACGCCAAAGCGGCTCAGTTTGTGCAGCAGGCTTTTGCTTCGCCAAAATTTCGGGTTTACACCAATCCTGACCCTTTGGGTGTGGAATTGGGCGGAACATTAAAAAATGTGATGGCGATCGCCTCAGGGACTTGTGATGGCTTACAGTTGGGCACGAATGCCAAAGCGGCTCTCCTGACGCGAGGACTGGCTGAGATTATCCGGGTTGGCACCGATTGGGGCGCTCAAGCGGAAACCTTCTACGGGCTGTCGGGGCTAGGAGACTTACTGGCAACCTGTAACAGCGAACTCAGTCGCAATTATCAAGTCGGTTATCAACTGGCTCAAGGTAAGACACTCTCAGAAATTCTGGCACAACTGGAAGGCACAGCAGAAGGGGTGAACACGACTCCAGTGCTGCTGGAGCGAGCCAACCGACAAGGTGTTTCCGTGCCCATTACCTATCAGGTGTATCGCTTACTCAAAAGTGAGATTACCCCGCAAGCGGCTGTTGAGGCATTAATGCTGCGAGACACTAAGCCAGAGTGA
- a CDS encoding ATP-binding protein yields MTLATKLTEEEYDIAEPHAPAMIESLRAFGYNIQTAIADLIDNSISAGAKNVWLTFFWDGSESYVSIRDDGKGMTETELINAMRPGSRNPLEEREPDDLGRFGLGLKTASFSQCRRLTVRSRAVGDKPVTRRWDLDYVNQTGEWRLLRSAAPGSEARLAELDEITSGTVVLWECMDRLVGGTKTDDQKAQNRFLEIMEDVEKHLVMVFHRFLERRNQLQIWINGLPIEPWEPFLTKEKATQFLPEENLYIGSERVVVQPYVLPHHSKVDQQTYEKAAGPNGWNAQQGFYIYRNERMLVAGDWLGLGLQRDEHCKLARIQVDLPNSMDSDWSIDVKKSRARPPSSLRADLKRIARLTRGKAADIYRHRGKIIARQSSESYVFPWQKKVKHGKVFYSINQEHPLVKEALNVPKEHRQVIRALLRLIQETVPVQQIWLDSAEHLDQHSQPFEGVLSKEVKEVMIQVYNALIKSGLSPLEARRRLITMEPFQHFEELVASLDE; encoded by the coding sequence ATGACTCTAGCTACTAAGCTGACTGAGGAAGAATACGACATCGCGGAGCCTCATGCGCCTGCAATGATTGAATCACTGCGGGCTTTTGGCTACAACATTCAAACGGCGATCGCAGATCTGATTGACAACAGCATTTCCGCAGGGGCGAAGAATGTCTGGCTGACTTTCTTCTGGGACGGTTCCGAGTCTTATGTGTCTATTCGGGACGATGGCAAGGGTATGACCGAAACAGAACTCATCAACGCCATGCGACCGGGTAGCCGGAATCCACTAGAAGAACGGGAGCCGGATGACCTTGGGCGATTTGGTCTGGGACTCAAAACAGCCTCATTTTCCCAGTGCAGGCGGCTCACGGTTCGTTCACGGGCAGTAGGTGACAAGCCAGTGACCCGTCGCTGGGATTTAGATTATGTTAACCAGACTGGCGAGTGGCGATTACTTCGTTCAGCAGCACCGGGGTCGGAAGCGCGACTGGCAGAACTAGACGAAATAACAAGCGGGACTGTGGTGCTATGGGAGTGCATGGATCGGCTTGTAGGCGGGACAAAGACTGACGATCAGAAGGCACAAAACCGCTTTCTAGAAATTATGGAAGATGTGGAAAAGCATCTGGTTATGGTATTCCACAGGTTCTTGGAGCGGCGGAATCAGTTACAAATCTGGATTAACGGCTTGCCCATCGAACCTTGGGAACCATTTCTGACTAAAGAGAAAGCTACTCAGTTTTTGCCAGAGGAGAATCTGTATATCGGGTCAGAGCGGGTAGTTGTTCAACCTTATGTGCTGCCTCATCACTCAAAAGTCGATCAGCAAACCTATGAGAAAGCGGCGGGACCAAACGGCTGGAATGCTCAACAGGGTTTCTACATTTACAGGAATGAAAGGATGCTGGTAGCAGGTGACTGGCTGGGTCTGGGTTTACAGAGGGATGAGCATTGTAAATTGGCTCGTATCCAGGTAGACCTGCCCAATTCAATGGATAGTGACTGGAGTATCGATGTTAAAAAATCTAGAGCGCGTCCACCTTCGTCTTTAAGAGCAGACCTCAAGCGCATTGCAAGACTGACGCGGGGAAAAGCTGCGGATATATACAGACATCGAGGAAAAATCATTGCCAGACAGTCTTCAGAAAGTTACGTCTTTCCCTGGCAGAAGAAGGTAAAACATGGCAAGGTATTTTACTCGATTAACCAAGAACATCCATTAGTTAAAGAGGCACTCAATGTTCCCAAGGAACATCGCCAGGTTATCCGGGCATTACTGCGACTGATTCAAGAGACTGTTCCCGTACAGCAAATCTGGCTGGACAGTGCCGAACACTTAGATCAGCATAGCCAACCTTTTGAGGGAGTGCTTTCTAAAGAAGTCAAAGAAGTAATGATACAAGTTTATAACGCTCTTATAAAAAGTGGATTATCTCCTCTAGAAGCTCGGAGACGCTTAATTACAATGGAACCTTTTCAGCACTTTGAAGAACTGGTAGCCAGCTTAGATGAATAA
- a CDS encoding GmrSD restriction endonuclease domain-containing protein: MPHLVTEERFRVVRSTPLLPTSSTNKGMTSISTFDITKEPLLDLLRDIQQGKIQLVDFQRSWCWDEERIERVIASVSLGFPVGAVMLLQQGNPDVKFKPRLVESLNLAHPPVPTALILDGQQRLTSLFMCLLSDQPVRIDRGKRYPPEQRWYYIDIAQALDYPHTDRRDAIWGLTVDKKLYRPGQPVIDCSTPKKEFELGLFPISQVFNFPQWRSQYCKYWHYDPQKLALIDEFEATVIKKFEHYQMGLFVLRAELPKEAVCYIFEENNKRQCELTQFDLLTSSFAAADFDLRSDWIAREKRFSSHPVLRLLKPTDFLQAIALMGNYARRVQAQQQGCHPERLPGVACNRQDVLGLELAQYQHWMEPISAAFEEVARFLHTQAIFDANDLPYPMQLVVMAPLFAILKEGIKLDWVRQHLQQWFYSGAASGIYSRSREATAGKDLLEVPKWIKGGEVPSTVKEAHLSAERLQSLVNSQGATYRAIAALLRRDGALDFVSGEPITAARYFDEKIENHHIFPQQWCKQQGIPRSRYNSIINKTPLTAKTNKFLGGKAPSEYLAKLGEQGMSRQRINEILRSHLIEPTTLHNDDFEAFFELRTQALLAKIGRAMGKSLVGESLPENGSGNGFHPKRFIDYHAPK; the protein is encoded by the coding sequence ATGCCTCACTTGGTCACAGAAGAACGTTTTAGGGTGGTTAGAAGTACTCCGTTGCTGCCGACTTCTAGCACGAACAAGGGCATGACCTCCATTTCCACCTTCGATATCACCAAAGAACCCCTGCTCGACCTGCTACGGGACATCCAACAGGGCAAAATTCAGCTCGTAGACTTTCAGCGTTCCTGGTGTTGGGACGAAGAGCGCATTGAACGGGTAATTGCTAGCGTCTCCCTTGGTTTCCCCGTAGGAGCGGTAATGCTCCTTCAGCAAGGCAACCCGGATGTAAAATTCAAACCCCGCCTTGTCGAAAGCTTGAACCTTGCTCATCCTCCCGTACCAACAGCTTTGATTCTTGACGGACAGCAACGCCTCACCAGTCTGTTCATGTGCCTGCTATCCGACCAACCTGTGCGGATTGACCGAGGCAAACGCTACCCACCAGAGCAACGTTGGTACTACATCGACATTGCCCAAGCCCTCGACTACCCCCACACCGATCGCCGAGATGCCATCTGGGGCTTAACGGTCGATAAAAAGCTCTACCGGCCCGGACAACCTGTAATTGACTGTTCGACACCGAAAAAAGAATTTGAACTCGGTTTATTTCCCATTTCCCAGGTCTTTAATTTCCCTCAATGGCGCTCTCAATACTGCAAATACTGGCATTACGACCCCCAAAAATTAGCCTTGATTGATGAGTTTGAAGCAACCGTCATCAAAAAATTCGAGCATTATCAGATGGGATTGTTCGTCTTGAGAGCCGAACTACCTAAAGAAGCTGTTTGTTACATTTTCGAGGAGAACAACAAACGACAGTGCGAATTAACACAATTTGACTTGTTAACCTCCTCTTTTGCTGCCGCTGATTTTGACCTGCGCTCAGACTGGATAGCCAGAGAGAAACGCTTTAGTTCTCATCCAGTTTTGCGCCTGTTAAAGCCAACAGATTTTTTACAGGCGATCGCTTTGATGGGCAACTATGCGCGACGAGTGCAAGCTCAGCAGCAGGGTTGTCATCCTGAACGGCTACCGGGAGTAGCGTGTAATCGTCAGGATGTACTGGGTTTAGAGTTAGCGCAATATCAGCACTGGATGGAACCGATCAGTGCCGCCTTTGAGGAAGTGGCTCGTTTTCTCCATACCCAAGCCATCTTCGATGCTAACGACCTTCCTTACCCCATGCAGCTTGTGGTTATGGCTCCTTTGTTTGCGATTCTAAAAGAGGGAATAAAACTGGACTGGGTGCGGCAACACTTACAACAGTGGTTTTACAGTGGGGCCGCATCGGGGATTTATTCACGTTCGCGGGAAGCGACTGCCGGGAAGGATTTGCTCGAAGTCCCTAAATGGATTAAGGGTGGCGAAGTGCCATCAACTGTAAAAGAAGCACATCTATCGGCAGAACGGTTGCAGAGTTTAGTGAATTCTCAAGGGGCGACTTACAGAGCGATCGCGGCTTTACTTAGACGTGATGGGGCATTAGATTTTGTCAGTGGCGAACCCATTACGGCAGCTCGTTACTTTGACGAGAAGATTGAGAACCACCACATCTTTCCTCAACAGTGGTGCAAGCAACAAGGCATTCCCCGCTCGCGTTATAACAGCATTATTAACAAAACACCCCTAACGGCAAAGACCAATAAGTTTTTAGGGGGAAAAGCCCCATCCGAGTATCTGGCAAAGTTAGGAGAACAGGGAATGTCAAGGCAGAGGATTAATGAGATTTTGCGCTCGCACCTAATTGAGCCGACAACTTTGCACAACGATGATTTTGAGGCATTTTTTGAACTAAGGACGCAGGCGCTGTTAGCCAAAATTGGTAGAGCGATGGGTAAGAGTTTAGTTGGGGAGTCGTTGCCGGAAAATGGGAGTGGTAATGGATTCCATCCAAAGAGGTTTATCGATTATCACGCTCCCAAATAA
- a CDS encoding DNA cytosine methyltransferase: MSKKVPANFKIPTVLDIFCGAGGMSLGFQNAGCKILGGIDNNSHAIRTHHRNFPNCKFKLPALDISSLDLQKLPINPGEVDILIGGPPCQVFSRVGIGKMKSLGKKVEEDPRNFLYKYFVKCLQYYKPLFFVMENVDALVLKKDLFSKILNSLELGLPRQRESFPGYRIQHSILNASNYGVPQVRQRLFIVGIRQDLDFKFEFPKAFRRKKVSVSEAISDLIPLTPPYIPLREKSSGPKQLDTKQPYLSKPKSEYQIKMSKKIRKKKEPDGVMNHICRAHNPLDMICFAMLSPGGKYLDLPEFMRRYRWDIFDDKYKRLPWDKPAWTLTAHMGKDCLAYIHPKQNRSISVREAARLQSFPDDFVFDAPMTRMFELVGNSVPPLLAEAIAKPIAKQVQAYYASTQLSLFDAL, translated from the coding sequence ATGTCAAAAAAGGTTCCAGCAAATTTTAAAATTCCTACTGTTCTTGATATATTTTGTGGGGCTGGAGGAATGAGTTTGGGCTTTCAGAACGCTGGTTGTAAAATCCTGGGAGGAATTGATAATAATTCCCATGCTATTCGCACTCATCACAGAAACTTTCCTAACTGTAAGTTTAAATTACCTGCTCTAGATATCAGTTCTCTTGATTTACAGAAATTGCCAATCAACCCAGGAGAAGTTGACATTTTAATTGGTGGGCCTCCCTGTCAAGTTTTTTCTAGGGTTGGTATTGGCAAAATGAAATCCTTAGGCAAAAAAGTAGAAGAAGATCCAAGAAATTTTTTATATAAATATTTTGTTAAATGCTTGCAGTATTATAAACCTTTGTTTTTCGTTATGGAAAACGTTGATGCTTTAGTACTAAAGAAAGATTTATTCTCGAAGATACTTAATAGCCTTGAATTAGGGTTGCCACGTCAACGAGAAAGTTTTCCAGGTTACAGAATTCAACACAGTATACTAAATGCTTCTAATTATGGTGTTCCTCAAGTTAGACAACGTCTATTTATAGTTGGCATTCGACAAGACTTGGATTTCAAGTTTGAATTTCCTAAAGCTTTTAGAAGAAAAAAAGTTTCAGTAAGTGAAGCTATCAGTGATCTAATCCCTCTGACACCTCCTTATATACCTTTAAGAGAAAAAAGCAGTGGCCCAAAGCAACTTGACACTAAGCAACCTTATCTATCAAAACCTAAATCAGAATACCAAATAAAAATGAGCAAAAAGATAAGAAAAAAAAAAGAACCAGATGGTGTAATGAACCATATCTGCCGTGCCCATAATCCACTGGATATGATTTGCTTTGCCATGCTTTCACCAGGAGGTAAGTACCTAGATTTACCTGAATTTATGAGGCGATACCGATGGGATATATTTGATGATAAATATAAGCGCTTGCCTTGGGATAAACCTGCTTGGACATTAACGGCTCATATGGGAAAAGATTGTCTGGCTTACATTCATCCTAAGCAGAATCGTAGTATTTCTGTGAGAGAAGCTGCCAGACTTCAAAGCTTCCCTGATGACTTTGTCTTTGATGCACCTATGACAAGAATGTTTGAGCTGGTTGGTAATTCTGTACCACCTCTTCTTGCTGAAGCGATCGCCAAACCTATTGCCAAACAGGTACAAGCGTACTATGCAAGCACTCAGCTCAGTTTGTTTGATGCGCTATAG
- the cas12k gene encoding type V CRISPR-associated protein Cas12k (Type V-K CRISPR systems have also been known as with the large Cas12k protein, has also been known as type V-U5, and Cas12k as C2c5.) yields the protein MSIITVQCQLKATKDSLRHLWSLMVEKNTLLVNELLKQINTHPDLENWLKVGNIKAEVIEGLCDNLRTESRFQDMPGRFANAAEKLVKDIYKSWFALQEERRFRLWRKQRWFSLLRSDLELEQESGLSLEKLRTEATKILIKAQLECSREAEPDQATTDNSSALWDNLFTAYDKFKSPRLRCVIAYLLKNGCQVNKVEEDPEAYQRRRRKKEIQIERLKEQLKSRLPKGRNLSEQEWLEALEQAQGLIIDDEHLRQVQASLTRKQSPVPFSISYETSTDLRWSSNEQGRICVSFNGKGISKHTFEVFCDQRQLHWFERFYEDYKIFTQNKDQVPAGLLTLRSARLVWQEGEGEGEPWQVHRLLLHCSVETRLWTAQGTEEVRAEKIAQTQAAIDRQKAKGTQSKKLNTSLERLKTFQGFSRPSRASYKGNCSIVIGVSFGRAKPATVAVVNVETGEVLAYRDVKQLLNKPIKEGKTKKKKTQYEYLKRRQEQQRLNSHQRHNAQKNGAPCNFGESKQGEYVDRLLAKAIVEVASQYRASSIVLPDLRNIEEAAESEVRARAEQKFPGNQKLQDSYAKDYRASIHCWSYSRLAQCIELKAGKAGIATEKVHQPHGDTPQEKARDLVLAAYANRKVSVS from the coding sequence ATGAGCATCATTACAGTTCAATGCCAGCTCAAAGCGACTAAAGACTCCCTGCGCCATCTCTGGAGCCTAATGGTGGAAAAAAATACACTTTTGGTCAACGAACTTCTGAAGCAGATTAATACTCACCCGGATTTAGAGAATTGGTTGAAAGTAGGAAACATCAAAGCCGAAGTTATTGAAGGACTCTGCGACAATCTCAGAACTGAATCTCGCTTCCAGGATATGCCTGGTCGTTTCGCCAACGCTGCTGAGAAATTAGTCAAAGACATTTACAAGTCTTGGTTCGCTCTACAAGAAGAACGGAGGTTTCGTCTCTGGAGAAAACAACGCTGGTTTTCTCTGTTAAGAAGCGATTTGGAACTAGAACAAGAAAGCGGTTTGAGCTTGGAGAAGTTGCGTACTGAAGCGACGAAAATCCTGATCAAGGCTCAGTTGGAGTGTAGCCGAGAAGCAGAACCAGACCAAGCCACTACAGACAACTCCAGCGCTCTATGGGATAACCTCTTTACAGCCTACGATAAATTCAAATCTCCCCGCCTACGCTGTGTTATTGCTTATTTATTGAAAAATGGCTGCCAGGTTAACAAAGTAGAAGAAGACCCCGAAGCTTATCAACGGCGGCGGCGCAAGAAGGAAATCCAAATCGAACGCCTCAAAGAACAACTTAAGAGTCGTCTTCCCAAGGGAAGAAATTTATCTGAGCAAGAGTGGCTGGAAGCCCTGGAACAAGCGCAGGGACTAATCATTGATGACGAACACTTGAGACAAGTGCAAGCCAGTCTGACTAGAAAACAAAGCCCTGTTCCCTTCTCGATATCCTATGAAACCAGCACCGACTTGCGATGGTCGAGCAATGAACAGGGGCGCATCTGCGTTAGCTTCAATGGCAAAGGCATCAGCAAGCATACCTTTGAGGTCTTTTGCGACCAGCGCCAACTACACTGGTTTGAACGCTTTTATGAAGACTACAAAATTTTTACGCAGAACAAGGATCAGGTTCCTGCTGGATTGTTGACTCTACGTTCTGCTCGATTAGTTTGGCAAGAAGGTGAAGGTGAGGGCGAACCTTGGCAAGTGCATCGGCTGCTGCTTCACTGCTCTGTTGAGACTCGTTTGTGGACGGCACAGGGAACTGAGGAGGTACGTGCAGAAAAGATTGCTCAAACGCAAGCAGCTATCGACCGCCAGAAAGCAAAAGGCACTCAAAGTAAAAAACTGAATACTTCTCTAGAGCGGCTTAAAACGTTTCAGGGCTTCTCCCGTCCCAGCAGAGCAAGCTACAAGGGCAATTGCTCAATTGTCATTGGGGTAAGCTTCGGACGAGCTAAACCAGCAACGGTTGCAGTTGTCAACGTCGAAACTGGCGAAGTTCTAGCATATCGTGATGTTAAGCAATTACTGAATAAGCCAATCAAGGAAGGGAAAACTAAGAAGAAAAAGACTCAGTATGAATATCTCAAGCGTAGGCAAGAGCAACAACGCCTCAATAGCCACCAACGTCACAACGCTCAAAAAAATGGTGCTCCTTGTAACTTTGGAGAATCGAAACAAGGGGAGTATGTGGATAGACTGCTGGCAAAAGCGATTGTCGAAGTGGCTTCACAGTATCGAGCTAGCAGTATTGTCCTACCTGACTTGAGAAATATCGAGGAAGCGGCTGAGAGTGAAGTCCGGGCTAGAGCCGAACAAAAATTTCCGGGCAATCAAAAGCTTCAAGATAGCTACGCCAAGGATTATCGTGCCAGCATTCACTGTTGGAGTTACAGTCGATTAGCCCAGTGTATTGAGCTTAAAGCCGGAAAAGCCGGGATTGCCACAGAAAAAGTACACCAACCGCATGGGGACACCCCTCAAGAGAAAGCAAGGGATTTAGTGCTAGCTGCCTATGCAAACCGTAAAGTATCAGTTAGCTAG
- the sigC gene encoding RNA polymerase sigma factor SigC, with protein MPATPFYADTEFDQELLPYSFESNGTSDDLELSVEDDLVDLESDGPEAASFSKTTNRRTTDLVRLYLQEIGRVRLLRRDEEVSEAQKVQRYMRMLDLRAEFAKTSDTVIERYVHLIETHDRLVSQLGHRPSLERWAATAGVEVSDLKPILAAGKQRWAELAGLSVKELEQIQSQGNRAKEHMIKANLRLVVSVAKKYQNRGLELLDLIQEGTLGLERAVEKFDPTKGYRFSTYAYWWIRQGITRAIATQSRTIRLPVHITEKLNKIKKAQRKISQEKGRTATIEDIALELEMTKEQVREVLLRVPRSVSLEIKVGKEKDTELGDLLETEETSPEEVLMREALQRDLQQLLADLTSRERDVIRMRFGLGDGHPYSLAEIGRALELSRERVRQIEAKALQKLRQPKRRNRVRDYLEALT; from the coding sequence ATGCCAGCCACTCCTTTCTATGCCGACACAGAATTCGACCAAGAGCTGCTTCCCTACAGCTTTGAGTCCAACGGTACAAGCGACGATCTAGAACTATCGGTAGAAGATGATTTGGTTGACCTGGAGAGTGATGGCCCAGAAGCCGCTAGCTTCTCCAAAACTACCAACCGCCGTACTACCGATCTGGTTCGGTTATACCTTCAGGAAATTGGTCGAGTTCGTTTACTCAGGCGAGATGAGGAAGTCTCGGAAGCTCAGAAAGTTCAGCGCTACATGCGGATGCTGGACTTGCGAGCTGAGTTTGCCAAGACATCGGATACTGTAATTGAGCGCTATGTCCATCTAATCGAGACTCATGACCGCCTAGTGTCTCAACTAGGTCACCGTCCCTCATTAGAACGGTGGGCGGCTACTGCCGGTGTGGAAGTTTCGGATTTGAAGCCTATCTTGGCCGCTGGAAAACAGCGCTGGGCCGAGTTAGCGGGTCTGTCGGTCAAAGAGCTAGAACAAATTCAATCCCAAGGCAACCGTGCCAAGGAACACATGATTAAAGCTAACCTACGCCTCGTGGTGTCGGTAGCGAAAAAGTATCAAAATCGTGGCTTGGAACTCCTCGATTTAATTCAGGAAGGCACTTTGGGATTAGAGCGGGCGGTCGAGAAATTTGACCCAACCAAAGGCTACCGCTTTAGTACTTACGCTTATTGGTGGATTCGCCAGGGCATCACGCGGGCAATCGCCACTCAAAGCCGTACTATTCGCCTGCCCGTTCACATTACCGAAAAACTCAACAAAATCAAAAAAGCCCAACGCAAAATCTCTCAGGAAAAAGGTCGCACAGCCACCATCGAAGATATTGCTCTGGAGTTAGAAATGACTAAAGAGCAAGTGCGAGAAGTCTTACTGAGAGTGCCTCGCTCTGTTTCTTTAGAAATTAAAGTAGGCAAAGAAAAAGACACTGAATTAGGTGATTTACTCGAAACCGAAGAAACTTCTCCAGAAGAAGTCTTGATGCGGGAAGCTCTGCAACGGGATTTACAGCAACTGTTGGCAGATCTAACCAGCCGTGAACGCGATGTGATTCGGATGCGGTTCGGCTTGGGAGATGGTCATCCCTATTCTCTCGCCGAAATTGGTCGTGCTCTGGAGCTCTCTCGTGAACGTGTGCGTCAAATTGAAGCGAAAGCCTTACAGAAATTGCGCCAACCCAAGCGCCGCAACCGCGTTCGGGATTATCTGGAAGCTCTTACTTAA
- the lipA gene encoding lipoyl synthase, producing MVVKPEWLRVKAPQWERVGNVKEILRDLALNTVCEEASCPNIGECFKAGTATFLIMGPACTRACPYCDIDFEKKPKALDPTEPTRLAEAVRRMGLNHVVITSVNRDDLPDGGISQFVQCIEGIRSVSPQTTIEVLIPDLCGNWDALETLCQAKPEVLNHNTETIPRLYRRVRPQGNYQRSLELLQRTHEVAPWIYTKSGLMVGLGETDSEIRQVMQDLRGVNCDILTIGQYLQPSQKHLNIADFITPAQFDAWREYGESLGFLQVVSSPLTRSSYHAEQVRELMQRYPR from the coding sequence GTGGTCGTTAAACCAGAATGGTTGCGTGTCAAAGCGCCTCAGTGGGAACGAGTCGGTAATGTTAAAGAAATTTTGCGTGATTTAGCCCTGAATACGGTTTGTGAGGAAGCCTCTTGCCCGAACATCGGGGAATGCTTCAAGGCAGGCACCGCCACCTTCTTGATTATGGGACCAGCTTGTACGCGTGCCTGTCCCTACTGTGATATTGACTTTGAAAAAAAGCCTAAAGCCCTTGACCCTACGGAACCGACCCGTTTGGCAGAAGCTGTACGGCGTATGGGTTTGAACCATGTCGTCATCACCTCTGTCAATCGAGATGACTTACCCGATGGCGGGATATCCCAATTTGTGCAATGCATTGAAGGAATTCGCTCCGTCTCCCCTCAGACCACAATTGAGGTGTTAATTCCCGATCTTTGTGGCAACTGGGATGCCCTAGAAACCCTTTGCCAAGCTAAGCCAGAGGTACTCAACCACAATACGGAAACGATACCTCGCCTTTATCGACGAGTACGTCCTCAAGGAAATTATCAGCGATCGCTCGAACTTTTGCAGCGAACCCATGAGGTTGCCCCCTGGATTTATACAAAATCGGGCTTAATGGTGGGATTGGGAGAAACCGATAGCGAAATCCGCCAAGTCATGCAAGATTTGCGTGGGGTAAACTGCGATATCCTCACCATTGGTCAATATCTCCAGCCCAGCCAAAAGCACTTAAACATTGCTGATTTCATCACACCCGCTCAGTTTGATGCCTGGAGAGAGTATGGTGAATCGTTGGGCTTTTTGCAAGTGGTCTCCTCTCCCCTCACCCGCAGTTCTTATCACGCCGAGCAAGTCCGGGAATTAATGCAGCGTTATCCTCGTTAA